A window of the Nisaea acidiphila genome harbors these coding sequences:
- a CDS encoding OmpA family protein: protein MTKRNDRQTLRGRAFALLLACSVGACALGPYDTEELKDLPPPDSLFLQELSRQYVELGDMERAEYDWPDTARFYDRAIRAAKGEIFEPEQLSARYLDPAEQTELSDARTQLASLFSAGARSIAGPESARGQAGFDCWIQELEEGHQPADIAYCRAIFVAAVSEIEAAVKGALVVLLPDADGKLGAVSVDNAGGSVLLDTERASALVAAAGATPRSAGTFVQADVEAVFGAALAASPAPPVTFVLYFEQGTDNLTSESRDLLATVSETITRRKLPQVEISGHTDRAGTTAYNDRLALDRARIVNSSVLGLGVPARVVAVESYGERAPIVPTADGVSEPRNRRVEIVIR from the coding sequence ATGACGAAACGAAACGATAGACAGACCTTGCGCGGCCGCGCCTTCGCCTTGCTCCTGGCTTGCAGTGTCGGCGCATGTGCTCTCGGCCCTTACGATACGGAAGAGCTGAAAGACCTGCCGCCGCCGGACTCGCTCTTCCTGCAGGAACTCAGCCGGCAATATGTCGAGCTCGGCGATATGGAGAGAGCCGAGTATGACTGGCCGGACACGGCCCGGTTCTACGACCGCGCGATCCGAGCCGCAAAGGGCGAGATCTTCGAGCCGGAACAATTGAGCGCGCGGTATCTCGACCCGGCCGAACAAACGGAGCTCTCTGATGCACGCACGCAGCTCGCATCCCTGTTCAGCGCCGGAGCACGCTCCATCGCCGGTCCGGAAAGCGCGCGGGGCCAAGCCGGCTTCGATTGTTGGATCCAGGAACTCGAGGAAGGCCATCAGCCGGCAGACATCGCGTATTGCCGCGCTATTTTCGTCGCGGCAGTGTCGGAGATCGAAGCGGCTGTGAAGGGTGCGCTTGTCGTGCTTCTTCCAGATGCGGACGGGAAGCTTGGGGCGGTCAGCGTGGACAATGCCGGCGGTTCCGTCCTGCTCGATACAGAGCGCGCGAGCGCGCTTGTCGCGGCCGCTGGAGCGACGCCGAGAAGCGCCGGAACCTTCGTCCAAGCCGATGTTGAAGCCGTGTTCGGTGCCGCGCTCGCCGCGAGCCCCGCCCCGCCAGTGACTTTTGTCCTCTATTTCGAGCAGGGAACCGACAATCTGACATCCGAGTCGCGCGATCTTCTTGCTACGGTGTCGGAAACCATCACCCGGCGGAAACTTCCCCAGGTCGAGATTTCCGGACATACGGACCGAGCCGGCACAACCGCATATAACGACCGGCTGGCCCTCGACCGCGCTCGGATCGTCAACAGCTCCGTTCTCGGGCTCGGTGTCCCGGCGCGCGTTGTGGCCGTTGAATCCTATGGCGAGCGTGCGCCGATCGTGCCGACGGCGGACGGTGTCTCGGAGCCCCGCAACAGGCGGGTGGAGATCGTCATCAGATAG
- a CDS encoding FecR family protein, whose translation MRRIFSGFAVLLMLVTAASAQSSSSSIGTIKVATGDASIMRGAQVLAAAEGMDVERADTLVTGTGGSLGVTLKDGTLISLGPNSQFELSAFEFSPRNDAFSFFGKILEGTLIYQSGRIGKIAPEKTRIETPLSVIAVRGTRFAVRVPAGAGN comes from the coding sequence ATGCGGAGAATTTTCTCAGGGTTTGCGGTTCTGTTGATGCTCGTCACCGCCGCATCCGCGCAAAGTTCATCTTCGTCGATCGGAACGATCAAGGTCGCCACCGGTGACGCTTCCATTATGCGCGGCGCGCAGGTCCTGGCCGCCGCCGAGGGGATGGATGTAGAGAGGGCAGACACCCTGGTGACCGGCACCGGCGGGTCCCTCGGCGTTACCCTGAAAGACGGCACCTTGATCTCGCTTGGGCCAAACTCGCAGTTCGAGCTCTCGGCCTTCGAATTCTCCCCGCGGAACGATGCCTTCAGCTTCTTCGGAAAGATTCTGGAAGGCACCCTGATCTATCAGTCCGGCAGGATCGGTAAGATCGCGCCCGAAAAGACTCGCATCGAGACACCTCTTTCGGTCATCGCGGTCCGGGGCACGCGCTTCGCCGTCCGCGTTCCGGCAGGCGCGGGGAACTAG
- a CDS encoding nuclear transport factor 2 family protein — MATDDELQTVRDMVEKFLETSMIPDPDGAAAFLAPDAVIYFTGKTRMSHPREMAAYNSRRYKWVKKKFATLDVAPADGHIVAYGTGTLYGEWPDGTPFDGNRYIDRFEIRDGKITRIDVLNDSAERILKRQAGEPEI; from the coding sequence ATGGCGACTGACGATGAACTCCAAACAGTCCGGGACATGGTCGAGAAATTCCTCGAGACATCGATGATCCCAGATCCGGATGGCGCCGCCGCCTTTCTCGCGCCGGATGCCGTGATTTATTTCACCGGAAAGACCCGGATGTCCCACCCACGCGAGATGGCTGCCTACAATTCACGCCGCTACAAATGGGTGAAGAAGAAGTTCGCCACCCTGGACGTCGCGCCCGCCGACGGTCACATCGTCGCCTACGGCACCGGCACGCTCTACGGTGAATGGCCGGACGGAACGCCTTTCGATGGCAACCGCTATATTGACCGGTTCGAGATCAGGGACGGCAAGATCACCCGCATCGATGTCCTGAACGACAGCGCGGAACGGATATTGAAACGTCAGGCAGGCGAGCCGGAAATCTGA
- a CDS encoding amidohydrolase family protein, producing MDFTFRNLRLPDAPDRIVDLGVMEGRIAAIGGELPDGDRTLDLGGRLVLPGFVETHIHLDKACVLHRCSADRGDVAEAISEVARIKPDFTEEDVAGRAGQALRKCVVNGTTRMRTHVEVDPVIGLRGFEGVKRAIADWRWAVDVEICVFPQEGLLNNPGTDALMVAALKDGAGSVGAAPYTDTDPHGQIDRVFEMARDFDVDIDMHLDFSTDISSVDADYVMRKTDEYGWGGRVAIGHVSKFSAVPPAQFDDYAKRLANSGVAVTVLPATDLFLMGREHDHSVPRGVSPVHRMLEQGVTCSLSTNNILNPFTPFGDGSLIRMANLYANIAQVGRPETMAACLEMVSTCSARLMNLMDYGLAVGKVADLVVVDNSDPALAVAEISQPLKVFKAGRQTVERPLPELRVPR from the coding sequence GTGGACTTCACTTTCCGCAATTTACGTCTTCCGGACGCTCCGGATCGTATTGTCGATCTCGGCGTGATGGAGGGCCGTATCGCCGCAATCGGGGGAGAACTGCCGGATGGAGACCGCACGCTGGATCTCGGCGGGCGCCTTGTCCTTCCGGGGTTTGTCGAGACGCATATCCATCTCGACAAGGCCTGCGTCCTTCACCGCTGTTCGGCGGATCGGGGCGACGTCGCCGAGGCGATCTCCGAGGTCGCCCGCATCAAACCGGATTTCACCGAGGAGGACGTGGCCGGGCGCGCCGGTCAGGCGCTCCGGAAATGCGTCGTCAACGGGACCACGCGCATGCGGACCCATGTCGAGGTCGATCCAGTAATCGGTCTCCGCGGTTTCGAGGGCGTGAAGCGCGCGATCGCGGACTGGCGCTGGGCCGTCGATGTGGAGATCTGCGTCTTTCCCCAGGAAGGTCTCCTCAACAACCCGGGCACGGACGCGCTGATGGTGGCCGCGCTGAAGGACGGCGCCGGTTCTGTCGGGGCGGCGCCCTATACCGACACGGACCCGCACGGCCAGATCGACCGTGTGTTCGAGATGGCGCGGGACTTCGATGTCGATATCGACATGCATCTCGATTTCTCGACCGACATATCGTCGGTGGATGCCGATTACGTGATGCGCAAGACCGACGAATATGGCTGGGGCGGGCGCGTCGCGATCGGCCATGTCAGCAAGTTTTCCGCCGTGCCTCCCGCCCAATTCGACGATTACGCCAAGCGGCTCGCGAATTCCGGCGTTGCGGTGACCGTGCTGCCCGCGACGGACCTCTTCCTGATGGGGCGCGAGCACGATCATTCCGTGCCGCGCGGCGTCTCGCCGGTGCATCGGATGCTGGAGCAGGGGGTGACCTGCTCGCTCTCGACCAACAATATCCTCAATCCATTCACACCGTTCGGCGACGGCTCGCTGATCCGGATGGCCAATCTCTATGCCAATATCGCGCAAGTGGGGCGTCCGGAGACCATGGCAGCGTGTCTGGAAATGGTCTCGACCTGTTCGGCCCGTCTCATGAATCTCATGGATTACGGCCTTGCCGTCGGGAAGGTCGCGGATCTCGTCGTGGTCGACAATTCCGATCCGGCCTTGGCGGTCGCCGAGATTTCGCAGCCGTTGAAGGTCTTCAAAGCCGGCCGGCAGACGGTGGAGCGTCCCTTGCCGGAGTTGCGCGTTCCCCGCTGA
- a CDS encoding LysR substrate-binding domain-containing protein: MSAKETRLPPFRSLLAFRAAASHDRLADAAETLGVTESAVSHQLRQLETLLKTQLFDRTSRRLVLTETGARYLARIDPAIRELEAATEAILPKEGRRVVRLTLPTSMAGTWLLPRLGAFEAANPDLDLQLVPTTRVVDLLRDQIDLSIRYGRGNWQDVEKTFLFDDHATPVAAPGLVPEGTVDIEAVLKANRLIVVRSVPDEWQEWARARGMEPPDLRDALELDVTEQGLQVAEAGHGIAMGRAPYIEERLARGLLVTPFGAAGPSGAAYYLCHPVGYPLSAPARRVRRWLLAEAGIEDGG, encoded by the coding sequence ATGTCCGCGAAAGAAACCCGTCTTCCGCCGTTCCGCTCATTGCTCGCCTTTAGGGCTGCCGCTTCCCATGACCGTCTGGCCGATGCTGCGGAGACCCTGGGTGTCACCGAGTCTGCAGTCAGCCATCAGCTGCGCCAGCTTGAGACCCTGTTGAAAACGCAACTTTTCGATAGGACCAGCCGCCGTCTCGTACTGACGGAAACCGGCGCGCGCTACCTCGCCCGTATCGATCCGGCGATCCGCGAGCTGGAGGCCGCGACCGAGGCCATCCTGCCGAAAGAGGGGCGTAGGGTGGTCCGCCTGACGCTGCCGACGTCGATGGCCGGAACCTGGCTGCTGCCGCGGCTTGGGGCCTTCGAGGCAGCAAACCCGGATCTCGATCTGCAACTGGTACCGACGACACGGGTTGTTGATCTGCTGCGGGACCAGATCGACCTCTCTATCAGATACGGTCGCGGCAACTGGCAGGACGTTGAAAAGACGTTTCTTTTTGACGATCACGCGACGCCGGTCGCGGCGCCGGGGCTGGTGCCTGAGGGGACTGTGGATATCGAGGCGGTACTGAAAGCGAACCGATTGATCGTGGTGCGCAGCGTGCCGGACGAATGGCAAGAGTGGGCGCGTGCACGCGGGATGGAACCGCCCGATCTCAGAGATGCCCTTGAGCTGGACGTAACCGAACAGGGGCTGCAGGTGGCTGAGGCGGGACATGGGATCGCCATGGGGCGCGCGCCCTATATAGAAGAGCGGCTCGCACGTGGCCTTCTCGTCACTCCGTTTGGCGCCGCCGGGCCGAGCGGAGCCGCCTATTACCTTTGCCACCCGGTCGGGTATCCGCTCTCGGCGCCGGCACGCCGGGTCCGCCGCTGGCTGCTGGCCGAGGCCGGCATCGAAGATGGGGGATGA
- a CDS encoding CmcJ/NvfI family oxidoreductase — protein MASSVQERLYGHNSAAAADVVAPMTFIVPQDEKPVIYSAAYTGKIPEFGFATEEKHVLVADMRSTAGSFSLDSEGFALRAAPTGVQDLYDDGEVESVYFAEIRSLLKTEFGASEVAIFDATRRSDGGEGARNKDGNRGAATRIHVDYTARSGPQRARDVFGAEEFERLLASGKRIVQVNVWRPVKGPVQRSPLALADAASIRPEHLVATDQVFPDRVGEIYHLAHDAEQRWYYVPEMTRDEVLLIKGWDSLEDGRAQYTPHSAFQLPTQTGDTPARESIEVRTYVVI, from the coding sequence ATGGCGAGTTCGGTTCAGGAGAGGCTTTACGGCCATAACAGTGCAGCCGCCGCGGACGTGGTGGCGCCGATGACCTTCATCGTGCCGCAGGACGAGAAGCCGGTGATCTACAGCGCGGCCTATACCGGCAAAATACCGGAGTTCGGGTTCGCGACCGAAGAGAAGCATGTGCTGGTGGCGGACATGCGGTCCACCGCGGGTAGCTTCAGTCTCGACAGCGAAGGCTTCGCGCTTCGCGCCGCGCCGACCGGTGTCCAGGATCTCTATGACGACGGCGAGGTGGAAAGTGTCTATTTCGCGGAGATCCGTTCCCTGCTGAAGACTGAATTCGGCGCCAGCGAAGTGGCGATCTTCGATGCCACGCGCCGTTCGGACGGGGGAGAAGGCGCGCGGAATAAGGACGGCAACAGGGGCGCCGCCACCCGGATCCATGTCGACTATACAGCCAGGAGCGGGCCGCAGCGCGCACGCGACGTGTTCGGCGCCGAGGAATTCGAGCGCCTGCTCGCCTCCGGCAAGCGGATCGTGCAGGTCAATGTCTGGCGACCGGTCAAGGGCCCGGTGCAGCGCTCGCCGCTCGCGCTTGCTGACGCGGCGAGCATCCGCCCGGAACACCTCGTCGCTACCGATCAGGTGTTCCCCGACCGGGTTGGCGAGATCTATCACCTTGCCCATGACGCTGAGCAGCGCTGGTACTACGTGCCGGAAATGACCCGGGACGAAGTGCTGCTGATCAAAGGCTGGGACAGCCTTGAGGACGGCCGTGCGCAATACACGCCGCACAGCGCCTTCCAGCTTCCGACGCAGACCGGCGATACGCCCGCGCGCGAAAGCATCGAGGTCCGCACCTATGTCGTGATCTGA
- a CDS encoding TauD/TfdA dioxygenase family protein, which translates to MPQIRKLTGYIGAEVDGLKLGADISASDADILRRSLAEHQVLVLRGQHLDRAGQKALNLVFGPPMRLPYVHPVADDPETIAVLKEADERSGGVFGGEWHSDFSFLANPPAGSVLNAVEVPEVGGDTVWASQTAAYASLPADLKKIVDGRRAVHVGKPYGVKFAPPENTRSGASIRMTRGDPEADRETFHPAVITEPITGVRALFLNPIYTTRFDGMTEAESEPLLQAIYRHCTRPDFSCRHRWQAGDVVVWDNRTTLHYATNDYDGHRRLLYRTTFEGAPPQ; encoded by the coding sequence ATGCCTCAAATCAGGAAACTGACCGGCTACATTGGCGCGGAAGTCGATGGCCTGAAGCTCGGCGCCGACATCTCGGCCAGCGACGCGGACATCCTGCGCCGTTCCCTGGCGGAGCATCAGGTTCTCGTGTTGCGCGGCCAGCATCTCGACCGCGCGGGCCAGAAAGCGTTGAATCTGGTCTTCGGCCCACCGATGCGCCTGCCCTATGTCCATCCGGTGGCAGACGATCCCGAGACCATCGCCGTACTGAAGGAAGCCGACGAGCGGTCCGGTGGCGTCTTCGGCGGGGAATGGCATTCGGATTTCAGCTTCCTGGCCAACCCACCCGCCGGCTCTGTCCTCAACGCCGTCGAAGTTCCCGAGGTCGGCGGCGATACGGTCTGGGCAAGCCAGACGGCGGCCTATGCCTCGCTTCCAGCGGATCTGAAGAAGATTGTCGACGGGCGCCGGGCGGTGCATGTCGGCAAACCGTACGGCGTGAAGTTCGCACCGCCAGAGAACACCCGCTCCGGAGCCTCGATCCGCATGACACGAGGCGATCCCGAAGCGGACCGGGAGACCTTCCACCCGGCCGTCATCACAGAGCCGATTACTGGCGTAAGGGCGCTCTTTCTCAATCCGATCTACACGACGCGTTTCGACGGCATGACCGAAGCGGAAAGCGAACCTCTGCTGCAGGCAATCTACCGGCATTGCACACGGCCCGACTTCTCCTGCCGGCACCGCTGGCAGGCGGGCGACGTCGTTGTCTGGGACAACCGGACGACGCTGCATTACGCGACCAATGACTACGACGGCCACCGGCGCCTGCTCTACCGGACGACCTTCGAGGGCGCCCCGCCGCAATAG
- a CDS encoding DUF1028 domain-containing protein, with the protein MTFSLAGRCLETGRIGFAVATSSVCVGARVGAVTEGCVVFSQARTDPRLHSFGIAAWRRTHDAGQTLDAMRDAATAPHWRQLGVLPFEGIPLHHTGASCLAHCGGESGANSLALGNFLGTAKVLPEMVRAFEKTSGSLEERLQAGMKAGEAAGSEKEPLQSAALKVLGSEGLMDADLRVDYSTDPLTDLAKLWEDWAPKASAYRIRAIDPDSAPSSAEVEGKK; encoded by the coding sequence ATGACGTTTTCGCTCGCGGGACGTTGCCTCGAGACCGGACGCATCGGCTTTGCCGTCGCGACCTCGTCCGTCTGTGTCGGTGCCAGGGTCGGGGCGGTGACCGAAGGCTGTGTCGTCTTCTCCCAAGCGCGGACCGATCCGCGCTTGCACAGCTTCGGTATCGCGGCCTGGCGCCGCACCCATGACGCCGGGCAGACGCTCGACGCCATGCGCGATGCCGCGACCGCCCCGCACTGGCGCCAGCTCGGCGTGCTGCCCTTCGAAGGCATACCGCTGCACCATACCGGCGCCTCCTGCCTCGCCCATTGCGGCGGCGAGAGCGGTGCGAACAGCCTCGCCCTCGGCAATTTCCTCGGCACTGCCAAAGTGCTGCCGGAAATGGTCCGGGCATTCGAAAAGACATCCGGCTCGCTCGAAGAGCGCCTGCAGGCAGGCATGAAAGCCGGCGAGGCGGCTGGAAGCGAAAAGGAGCCACTGCAATCCGCAGCCCTCAAGGTACTGGGCAGCGAAGGGCTGATGGACGCCGACCTCCGGGTCGACTATTCGACCGACCCGCTTACCGATCTGGCAAAGCTCTGGGAAGACTGGGCGCCGAAGGCCTCCGCCTACCGGATCAGGGCCATCGATCCGGACAGCGCCCCCTCTTCCGCCGAAGTAGAAGGCAAGAAGTAA
- a CDS encoding N-carbamoyl-D-amino-acid hydrolase, with amino-acid sequence MSRKEVFAVAQMGPVHLNDTKAQVVARLIEMLREAHGRGARWVTFPELALTTFFPRYIYDTPAEYDVFFEEGLPSPAMAPLFEAAKDLGVGFYLGYAEKIEMGGTMRRFNTSVLVGPDGSVLGKYRKIHLPGTKDPIGDREFEHLEKRYFEVGDLGFPTFETPSGRFGMCICNDRRWPETFRVMALKGAEVFMLGYNTPTRNIHHPEPAHLREFHHRLSIESAAYQNAAWVMAAAKCGPEDGFAMIGGSAIVAPTGEVAVRAVSEEDEVITHNCDLELGAYIRCSVFDFARHRRIEHYGPITAQTGIEVAS; translated from the coding sequence ATGAGCCGGAAGGAAGTGTTCGCCGTCGCCCAGATGGGCCCGGTTCACCTCAACGACACGAAGGCGCAGGTCGTCGCGCGACTGATCGAGATGCTTCGAGAGGCTCACGGCCGCGGCGCCCGCTGGGTCACCTTCCCGGAACTCGCCCTCACCACCTTCTTCCCGCGCTACATTTACGATACTCCCGCGGAATATGACGTCTTCTTCGAGGAAGGCCTGCCGTCACCGGCCATGGCGCCGCTCTTCGAGGCGGCGAAGGATCTCGGCGTCGGCTTCTATCTCGGTTATGCCGAGAAAATCGAAATGGGCGGCACGATGCGGCGCTTCAACACAAGTGTTCTCGTCGGCCCGGACGGCAGCGTGCTCGGCAAGTACCGCAAGATCCACCTGCCCGGCACCAAGGATCCGATCGGCGACCGGGAGTTCGAGCATCTGGAGAAGCGCTACTTCGAAGTCGGCGATCTCGGCTTCCCGACTTTCGAGACCCCGTCCGGCCGCTTCGGCATGTGCATCTGCAACGACCGGCGCTGGCCCGAGACCTTTCGCGTCATGGCGCTGAAAGGCGCCGAAGTCTTCATGCTCGGATACAATACACCCACCCGGAACATCCATCATCCGGAACCGGCCCATCTGCGCGAGTTCCATCACCGGCTCAGCATCGAGTCGGCCGCCTACCAGAACGCGGCCTGGGTGATGGCGGCGGCGAAATGCGGACCGGAAGACGGTTTCGCCATGATCGGCGGGTCCGCCATCGTCGCGCCGACCGGAGAGGTCGCCGTGCGTGCCGTCTCCGAGGAGGACGAAGTGATCACACATAATTGCGATCTCGAGCTCGGCGCCTATATCCGGTGCTCGGTCTTCGATTTCGCCCGGCATCGCCGGATCGAACATTACGGCCCCATTACCGCACAGACAGGCATCGAGGTGGCGTCATGA
- a CDS encoding LysR family transcriptional regulator, translating to MINARQLEVLCTVIEVGTTARAAELLNVSQPAVSNMIRHTEDLIGFPLFVRERGRLIPTREAQHIAQEAQYLFMQQKRVDDIISELRGGTIGRLNLIATPSLGHGILPRVIAEFVKNKPKLKLSVEFGSIDEINEHLVSGRADLAFSITQPRHSVLTVRPVAEGRMMCVCPKDHELAYSERVNVTDLNHVKHISYAAGTPLGQLIDPVFSKQGLERRYFCEVRHTATALEMALNGLGVTLVDSFALVGRDLTTLAIRPTSPTLRLNLFSITCNLFPTSNVALQFQSFFGEYLKQHDPAHTEV from the coding sequence GTGATCAATGCCCGCCAGCTTGAAGTGCTCTGTACGGTCATCGAGGTCGGTACCACCGCCCGGGCCGCTGAGCTGCTGAACGTAAGCCAGCCGGCGGTCAGCAACATGATCCGCCATACCGAGGATTTGATCGGTTTCCCGCTCTTCGTGCGGGAGCGCGGGCGTCTGATCCCGACGCGGGAAGCCCAGCACATAGCGCAGGAAGCGCAATATCTCTTCATGCAGCAAAAGCGTGTGGACGATATCATCAGCGAGCTTCGCGGCGGCACCATTGGCCGTCTAAACCTGATTGCCACGCCGTCGCTGGGGCACGGCATTCTGCCGCGGGTGATCGCGGAGTTCGTGAAGAACAAACCGAAGCTCAAGCTCTCCGTCGAGTTCGGCAGTATCGACGAGATCAACGAGCACCTCGTGAGCGGTCGTGCCGATCTGGCCTTTTCCATCACCCAGCCGCGGCACTCGGTACTGACAGTCCGCCCGGTGGCGGAGGGGCGGATGATGTGCGTCTGCCCCAAGGATCACGAACTCGCCTATTCGGAGCGGGTGAACGTGACGGATCTCAATCACGTCAAGCACATCTCTTATGCGGCCGGGACGCCGCTCGGGCAGCTGATCGACCCGGTTTTCTCCAAGCAGGGTCTCGAGCGACGCTATTTCTGCGAGGTTCGCCATACCGCGACAGCGCTGGAAATGGCGCTGAACGGGCTGGGTGTCACATTGGTGGACAGTTTCGCGCTGGTCGGGCGGGATCTGACCACGTTGGCTATCCGCCCGACCAGCCCGACGCTGCGGCTGAATCTCTTCAGTATCACCTGCAATCTTTTCCCTACCTCGAACGTTGCGCTGCAGTTCCAGAGTTTCTTCGGCGAATACCTGAAGCAGCATGATCCGGCGCATACCGAGGTCTGA
- a CDS encoding ABC transporter ATP-binding protein gives MSQPILSIRNSVKRYGPVHALDHVDLDVAEGEFLTLLGPSGSGKTTLLTAIAGFTDLTEGSVSLRGRDITKEPPEHRDFGMVFQGYALFPTMTVRQNVGFPLKVRKRPASEIKQRVEECLDLVQMGAYADRMPSQLSGGQQQRVALARALSFKPQVLLLDEPLSALDKKLRADLQWELKALHDQLGVTFIYVTHDQDEALSMSDRIVILKDGKIQQSGIPGTLYNKPRTRFVADFLGKSNFLDVSIKGRSGDHLECVAGDASFPVDASSHGEVAGDRAEVALRPERIRLGAAGSEFLTGTVKQVSYLGERCQVLLIHKVLGQILVSCPTWKAGIDPAPGLEVGFGWDPDACVILEAE, from the coding sequence ATGAGCCAACCCATCCTCTCGATCCGCAACTCGGTCAAGCGCTATGGCCCCGTTCACGCGTTGGATCACGTCGATCTCGACGTTGCCGAGGGTGAGTTTCTAACTCTTCTTGGTCCATCGGGTTCCGGAAAGACGACACTTCTGACCGCGATTGCCGGATTTACCGATCTGACCGAGGGATCGGTGTCTCTGCGCGGCCGCGACATTACGAAGGAGCCGCCGGAGCATCGTGATTTCGGTATGGTGTTCCAGGGCTATGCGCTCTTCCCGACCATGACCGTGCGGCAGAATGTCGGCTTTCCCCTGAAGGTCCGCAAACGGCCGGCCTCCGAGATCAAACAGCGGGTCGAGGAATGTCTCGATCTGGTGCAGATGGGTGCCTACGCCGACCGCATGCCGAGCCAGCTTTCCGGCGGTCAGCAGCAGCGCGTTGCGCTCGCCCGCGCGCTTTCCTTCAAGCCGCAGGTGCTGTTGCTGGACGAGCCGCTCTCGGCGCTCGACAAGAAGCTCCGCGCCGATCTGCAATGGGAATTGAAGGCGCTGCACGACCAGCTCGGCGTCACCTTCATCTACGTGACGCACGATCAGGACGAGGCACTTTCCATGTCCGACCGGATCGTGATCCTGAAGGACGGCAAGATCCAGCAATCCGGTATCCCGGGCACGCTCTACAACAAGCCGCGCACCCGGTTCGTCGCCGACTTCCTCGGCAAGTCGAACTTCCTCGATGTCTCGATCAAGGGCCGGTCGGGCGATCATCTCGAATGCGTCGCCGGCGACGCCTCCTTCCCGGTGGACGCGTCGAGCCACGGCGAGGTCGCGGGCGACAGAGCGGAGGTCGCACTGCGTCCCGAACGCATCCGTCTTGGCGCCGCCGGCTCCGAATTCCTGACCGGTACCGTCAAGCAGGTCAGCTATCTCGGCGAACGCTGCCAGGTGCTGCTTATCCACAAGGTCCTGGGCCAGATCCTGGTCTCCTGCCCGACCTGGAAAGCCGGTATCGATCCCGCGCCCGGCCTTGAGGTCGGCTTCGGCTGGGACCCGGATGCCTGTGTCATTCTCGAGGCCGAGTGA
- a CDS encoding extracellular solute-binding protein yields the protein MTETTDFEAKADIADIAVERYKQGLLTRRGFIAAMGALGILPALGTKAMANTKEIIVVNWGGQAKDILQEVMCDTYTKETGIKVTVDGSGPSAGKIRAMVESGAVVWDLCDSGAGSSLILEKAGVTQPIDYSIVDKSKVLDGAVYNNGVGNYVYSYVLASNPKLLGGNSPKSWEDVWNVKDFPGMRTFRKSVRGMLESATMSMGVAPKDVYEALGTDDGIKAAIDRFRQLRENIIVWGSGSESQNLFLQEEVAIGNIWSTRAHLLKDQMEEGAFTVTFNGGVVAPGIWVVPKDNPVGTEEVMKFIAHAQTPELQVKWLEAIGCGPANPAAAPLVPAEMQKWNPSSPENLATQIMYNDTWYAKNQIAAEELYVDALIN from the coding sequence ATGACCGAAACAACCGATTTCGAAGCCAAGGCGGACATCGCGGATATCGCGGTCGAACGCTACAAGCAGGGTCTTCTGACCCGCCGCGGCTTCATCGCCGCCATGGGCGCCCTCGGCATCCTGCCGGCGCTCGGCACCAAGGCGATGGCGAACACCAAGGAAATCATCGTCGTGAACTGGGGTGGCCAGGCCAAGGACATCCTCCAGGAAGTCATGTGCGACACTTACACCAAGGAGACCGGCATCAAGGTGACCGTCGACGGCTCCGGCCCGTCAGCGGGCAAGATCCGGGCGATGGTCGAGAGCGGCGCGGTGGTCTGGGACCTCTGCGACAGCGGTGCCGGCTCCTCCCTGATCCTGGAGAAGGCGGGCGTCACCCAGCCGATCGACTACTCCATCGTCGACAAGTCCAAAGTGCTCGACGGCGCGGTCTACAACAACGGCGTCGGCAACTACGTCTATTCCTACGTGCTCGCCTCCAATCCGAAACTGCTCGGCGGCAACAGCCCGAAGAGCTGGGAAGATGTCTGGAACGTCAAGGATTTCCCGGGCATGCGCACGTTCCGCAAGTCGGTTCGCGGCATGCTGGAAAGCGCGACTATGTCCATGGGCGTGGCGCCGAAGGACGTCTACGAGGCGCTCGGCACCGATGACGGCATCAAGGCCGCGATCGACCGTTTCCGCCAGCTCCGCGAGAACATCATCGTCTGGGGCTCCGGCAGCGAGAGCCAGAACCTGTTCCTGCAGGAAGAAGTCGCGATCGGCAACATCTGGTCGACCCGCGCGCATCTGCTGAAGGACCAGATGGAAGAGGGTGCCTTCACCGTCACCTTCAACGGCGGTGTCGTGGCCCCGGGCATCTGGGTGGTGCCGAAGGACAACCCGGTCGGCACGGAAGAGGTGATGAAGTTCATCGCCCACGCGCAGACGCCGGAACTGCAGGTGAAATGGCTCGAAGCGATCGGCTGTGGCCCGGCCAACCCGGCCGCCGCTCCGCTCGTGCCGGCGGAAATGCAAAAATGGAACCCGTCCAGCCCGGAAAATCTGGCGACGCAGATCATGTACAACGACACCTGGTACGCGAAGAACCAGATCGCCGCTGAAGAGCTCTACGTGGACGCGCTGATCAACTGA